The following are from one region of the Methanoculleus sp. SDB genome:
- the tuf gene encoding elongation factor Tu (EF-Tu; promotes GTP-dependent binding of aminoacyl-tRNA to the A-site of ribosomes during protein biosynthesis; when the tRNA anticodon matches the mRNA codon, GTP hydrolysis results; the inactive EF-Tu-GDP leaves the ribosome and release of GDP is promoted by elongation factor Ts; many prokaryotes have two copies of the gene encoding EF-Tu) — protein MAKEKFERTKPHLNIGTIGHVDHGKSTLTSAITRALSKKGLAEFVLFDSIDKAPEEKARGITINLAHIEYETENRHYAHVDCPGHADYIKNMITGAAQMDGAILVVSAAEGPKPQTREHILLARQVNVPSIVVYLNKVDQMEGEEELVDLVEMEVRELLSEYEFPGDDIPVIRGSALKALECKDDECEESWKSIYELLDAVDAYIPTPERDKDKPFLMSVEDIFSITGRGTVATGRVERGVIKPQNEVEIVGFGETRKTVATSLEMFRKILDYAEAGDNVGVLLRGIGKDEVERGQVLAAPGSITPHKRFKAEVYILKKEEGGRHKPFVKGYRPQYYFRTTDVTGEIASLPEGVEVVMPGDNVNMEVSLITTVAMEKGLRFAIREGGRTVGAGVVTEII, from the coding sequence ATGGCTAAGGAGAAGTTTGAGCGGACGAAACCTCATTTAAATATCGGGACCATAGGTCATGTAGATCATGGTAAGAGTACATTGACCAGTGCGATAACACGGGCTTTATCCAAGAAGGGATTGGCGGAGTTTGTGTTATTTGACAGTATAGACAAAGCTCCCGAGGAGAAGGCCCGGGGAATAACTATCAATTTAGCCCATATAGAATACGAGACGGAGAACCGGCATTATGCCCATGTAGATTGTCCTGGACATGCGGACTACATTAAGAACATGATCACCGGAGCGGCTCAGATGGATGGAGCGATATTGGTAGTGAGTGCGGCGGAAGGACCCAAGCCGCAGACCCGTGAGCACATATTATTAGCCCGTCAGGTAAATGTTCCGTCCATTGTGGTGTACTTGAACAAAGTGGATCAGATGGAAGGAGAAGAGGAGTTAGTGGACTTGGTGGAGATGGAAGTTAGGGAATTATTGAGCGAGTATGAATTTCCCGGAGACGACATTCCTGTAATCAGGGGCAGTGCATTGAAGGCGTTGGAGTGCAAGGATGATGAATGCGAGGAATCCTGGAAGTCAATATATGAGTTATTGGATGCAGTAGATGCCTATATTCCCACACCGGAGAGGGACAAGGACAAGCCGTTTTTGATGAGTGTGGAGGACATATTCAGTATAACAGGGCGGGGAACAGTAGCCACAGGTAGAGTGGAGCGTGGAGTAATCAAGCCTCAGAATGAAGTAGAGATAGTGGGATTTGGAGAGACCCGCAAGACGGTGGCGACCAGTTTGGAGATGTTCAGGAAGATATTGGATTATGCGGAGGCAGGGGACAATGTGGGAGTGTTGTTGAGAGGAATAGGTAAGGATGAGGTAGAGCGTGGTCAGGTATTGGCAGCCCCTGGGAGTATAACTCCCCACAAGCGTTTCAAGGCGGAAGTATACATATTGAAGAAAGAAGAAGGGGGTAGACATAAGCCCTTTGTCAAGGGATACCGTCCCCAGTATTATTTCCGGACCACTGATGTGACCGGAGAGATTGCCTCGCTGCCGGAAGGAGTGGAGGTAGTGATGCCGGGAGATAATGTAAACATGGAAGTGAGTTTGATTACCACTGTGGCTATGGAGAAAGGTTTACGGTTTGCCATCCGGGAGGGCGGAAGAACTGTAGGCGCTGGTGTGGTCACTGAAATTATTGA